A region of Syngnathoides biaculeatus isolate LvHL_M chromosome 20, ASM1980259v1, whole genome shotgun sequence DNA encodes the following proteins:
- the rhno1 gene encoding RAD9, HUS1, RAD1-interacting nuclear orphan protein 1 translates to MPRKSSKTRMPPLLFVERPACGKRLQPAPEVRAALHPKEFFSDTSKRSDLASWVNPQFDTSLEAPAPQAIRSRRRKCSSFNSTRGTCSRLPRKPVCEFPPLLCLSNGDPRPPQAETSTASCLTAPAGRPSKSAACQGAPKRRVREKQNDGASTWTSSSRLPETKKATPQAETSTASCSTAPAGRPSNSVTCQGAPRRRVREKQNDGASTWTSSSRLPDTEKATPNVDSPTEIVETGSTSSPSPHRLLAPPRTPPQRRPPAVLVPDTPERDYGLKVTWRRRPQLMAMLEERGRLAPCHKLVAGLH, encoded by the exons ATGCCTCGCAAAAGCTCCAAGACACGGATGCCTCCGTTGCTGTTCGTCGAGCGGCCCGCGTGCGGCAAAAGACTCCAACCCGCTCCTGAGGTCCGGGCTGCGCTGCACCCCAAAGAATTCTTCAGTGACACCTCAAAACGCAGCGATCTCGCCTCCTGG gtAAACCCACAGTTTGACACGTCCCTGGAGGCTCCAGCCCCACAGGCAATACGCAGCAGGCGCAGGAAGTGCTCCTCGTTCAACAGCACCCGGGGCACTTGCAGCCGTTTGCCCAGGAAGCCCGTCTGCGAGTTCCCCCCGCTGTTGTGCCTGTCAAACGGGGACCCTCGACCTCCTCAAGCGGAGACGTCGACCGCGAGCTGCCTGACAGCCCCCGCGGGACGTCCCTCGAAAAGTGCCGCGTGTCAGGGCGCGCCAAAAAGACGAGTCCGGGAAAAGCAGAACGACGGCGCCTCCACCTGGACTTCTTCCTCCCGTTTACCAGAGACAAAGAAAGCAACCCCTCAAGCGGAGACGTCGACCGCGAGCTGCTCGACAGCCCCCGCGGGACGTCCCTCGAACAGTGTCACGTGCCAGGGCGCGCCAAGAAGACGAGTCCGGGAAAAGCAGAACGACGGCGCCTCCACCTGGACTTCTTCCTCCCGTTTACCAGACACAGAGAAAGCAACCCCTAATGTGGACTCTCCGACAGAAATAGTGGAAACGGGGAGCACTTCCTCTCCGTCCCCACACCGACTCCTCGCCCCGCCGCGAACTCCGCCGCAGCGTCGGCCACCCGCCGTGCTGGTGCCCGACACCCCCGAGCGCGACTACGGCCTGAAGGTGACGTGGAGGCGGCGGCCACAGTTGATGGCCATGTTGGAAGAGAGAGGACGGCTGGCGCCGTGCCACAAGCTCGTCGCCGGCTTGCACTGA
- the foxm1 gene encoding forkhead box protein M1 isoform X1: MRRSPRRPLILKRRKLPFHQSDPPGNPHASVARGEPASSSAPRRFPDGIRVLDHPVFPGTQVVFIPKTAELRSVIEALTIKGKERGVQGPNKFILLGDSGSLDLGSLCQTDDAAVFPASAAGQQASQSATFNAIERVIKKEDVHRFDESLTDTQRLERSDAPRPGPGDDKFNKENRAAVAVLKGGPNILDSAREPARGSPSEALKTAAAPKPSGDGPKGSTFHKLPFTYVAMIQFAINSTKNGRMTLKEIYKWLQEHFHFFKDENKPWWKNSIRHNLSLHEMFVRKPSPDPKVSYWTIRPEANRGLTLDRVYTPGCHPVASPFAPQAPSPHQQQTPSSPKKQKKPMKALLPRTPSYLVPVQLPVQLPLSPAVCVTPTFMLAPPPARQAPSSTPKAKRSRGPPKVALAKDESPQAKLIKVEPECRSPKPHTRKQQAGNSRRKQSLARWQHEEPLLMCSQDSEADSGIATLSACPDAQADVQEWRLHSCCETPVKAARHLDSSTPSKPLPDNCGQSALDFSPIRTPGGPARTPMRDYTTFGLNSAPFKDWPLFSDASSPDWQSARSRELLPGGGGGTTPPTANRSLTEGLVLDTNSDSLSKILLDFGLDEVLDVSSADVSLSEIIQHFK; this comes from the exons ATGAGACGGAGTCCGAGGAGACCCCTGATCCTCAAAAGGCGAAAGTTGCCCTTCCACCAGAGCGACCCGCCCGGGAATCCTCATGCGTCCGTGGCCCGGGGAGAGCCAGCAAGTTCGTCCGCCCCGCGGCGCTTCCCGGACGGCATACGGGTCCTGGATCACCCCGTCTTCCCCGGCACGCAGGTGGTATTCATCCCCAAGACGGCCGAGCTGCGTAGCGTCATCGAGGCGCTCACGATCAAGGGCAAGGAGCGCGGCGTCCAGGGGCCCAACAAGTTCATCCTCCTGGGCGACAGCGGCAGCCTGGACTTGGGCTCGCTGTGCCAGACCGATGACGCCGCCGTCTTTCCAGCGAGCGCGGCGGGACAGCAAGCTTCTCAAAGCGCGACGTTCAATGCGATTGAACGAG TGATCAAGAAAGAGGATGTTCACCGTTTCGACGAAAGCCTCACCGACACGCAGCGGTTGGAGAGGAGCGACGCCCCGCGGCCGGGACCTGGCGACGACAAATTCAATAAGGAGAACCGGGCTGCAGTTGCCGTCTTAAAAGGAGGACCGAATATTCTGGATTCTGCGCGTGAGCCGGCACGCGGCTCGCCATCCGAG gccctcaagacggCGGCGGCCCCCAAGCCCTCCGGCGATGGCCCAAAAGGGTCCACATTCCACAAGCTGCCCTTCACCTACGTGGCCATGATCCAGTTTGCCATCAACAGCACCAAGAACGGCCGCATGACCCTGAAGGAGATCTACAAGTGGTTGCAGGAGCACTTTCACTTCTTCAAGGATGAGAACAAGCCGTGGTGGAAG AATTCCATCCGCCATAATCTCTCCCTCCATGAAATGTTTGTCCGAAAGCCATCGCCCGATCCAAAAGTTTCCTACTGGACCATTCGGCCGGAGGCCAATCGAGGCCTCACCTTGGATCGGGTCTACACG CCTGGTTGTCACCCGGTGGCCTCCCCTTTTGCACCGCAAGCGCCATCACCTCACCAA caGCAAACACCTTCTAGCCCCAAGAAACAGA AGAAGCCGATGAAAGCTCTCCTCCCCCGAACGCCGTCCTACCTGGTCCCGGTCCAGCTCCCGGTGCAGCTCCCCCTCAGCCCCGCGGTGTGCGTGACCCCCACCTTCATGTTGGCCCCTCCTCCGGCTCGCCAGGCACCCAGCAGCACCCCCAAAGCCAAAAGGAGCCGAGGGCCTCCAAAG gtggcgctTGCGAAGGACGAGTCTCCTCAAGCGAAGCTGATAAAAGTGGAGCCGGAGTGCAGGAGCCCCAAGCCGCACACCAGAAAACAACAAGCCGGCAACTCCCGACGTAAGCAGAGTTTGGCGCGCTGGCAGCACGAAGAACCGCTCCTGATGTGCTCGCAGGACTCGGAAGCGGACTCCGGCATCGCCACCTTGTCCGCCTGCCCCGATGCACAGGCCGACGTCCAGGAGTGGCGCCTGCACTCCTGCTGCGAGACCCCCGTAAAAGCGGCCCGCCACCTGGATTCCTCCACGCCCAGCAAGCCGCTGCCCGACAACTGTGGGCAAAGCGCGCTAGACTTCAGCCCCATCCGCACACCCGGCGGGCCGGCCCGCACGCCCATGCGTGACTACACCACCTTCGGCCTCAACAGCGCCCCCTTTAAGGACTGGCCCCTGTTCTCTGACGCCTCCTCGCCCGACTGGCAGAGCGCCCGCTCCAGAGAGCTGCTcccgggcggcggcggcggcaccaCCCCGCCAACCGCCAACCGCTCTCTGACCGAGGGCCTGGTGCTGGACACCAACAGCGACAGCCTGAGTAAGATCCTGTTGGACTTCGGCCTGGACGAGGTCCTCGACGTGAGCTCGGCTGACGTCAGCCTGTCGGAGATCATCCAACACTTCAAGTAG
- the foxm1 gene encoding forkhead box protein M1 isoform X2 yields MRRSPRRPLILKRRKLPFHQSDPPGNPHASVARGEPASSSAPRRFPDGIRVLDHPVFPGTQVVFIPKTAELRSVIEALTIKGKERGVQGPNKFILLGDSGSLDLGSLCQTDDAAVFPASAAGQQASQSATFNAIERVIKKEDVHRFDESLTDTQRLERSDAPRPGPGDDKFNKENRAAVAVLKGGPNILDSAREPARGSPSEALKTAAAPKPSGDGPKGSTFHKLPFTYVAMIQFAINSTKNGRMTLKEIYKWLQEHFHFFKDENKPWWKNSIRHNLSLHEMFVRKPSPDPKVSYWTIRPEANRGLTLDRVYTPGCHPVASPFAPQAPSPHQQTPSSPKKQKKPMKALLPRTPSYLVPVQLPVQLPLSPAVCVTPTFMLAPPPARQAPSSTPKAKRSRGPPKVALAKDESPQAKLIKVEPECRSPKPHTRKQQAGNSRRKQSLARWQHEEPLLMCSQDSEADSGIATLSACPDAQADVQEWRLHSCCETPVKAARHLDSSTPSKPLPDNCGQSALDFSPIRTPGGPARTPMRDYTTFGLNSAPFKDWPLFSDASSPDWQSARSRELLPGGGGGTTPPTANRSLTEGLVLDTNSDSLSKILLDFGLDEVLDVSSADVSLSEIIQHFK; encoded by the exons ATGAGACGGAGTCCGAGGAGACCCCTGATCCTCAAAAGGCGAAAGTTGCCCTTCCACCAGAGCGACCCGCCCGGGAATCCTCATGCGTCCGTGGCCCGGGGAGAGCCAGCAAGTTCGTCCGCCCCGCGGCGCTTCCCGGACGGCATACGGGTCCTGGATCACCCCGTCTTCCCCGGCACGCAGGTGGTATTCATCCCCAAGACGGCCGAGCTGCGTAGCGTCATCGAGGCGCTCACGATCAAGGGCAAGGAGCGCGGCGTCCAGGGGCCCAACAAGTTCATCCTCCTGGGCGACAGCGGCAGCCTGGACTTGGGCTCGCTGTGCCAGACCGATGACGCCGCCGTCTTTCCAGCGAGCGCGGCGGGACAGCAAGCTTCTCAAAGCGCGACGTTCAATGCGATTGAACGAG TGATCAAGAAAGAGGATGTTCACCGTTTCGACGAAAGCCTCACCGACACGCAGCGGTTGGAGAGGAGCGACGCCCCGCGGCCGGGACCTGGCGACGACAAATTCAATAAGGAGAACCGGGCTGCAGTTGCCGTCTTAAAAGGAGGACCGAATATTCTGGATTCTGCGCGTGAGCCGGCACGCGGCTCGCCATCCGAG gccctcaagacggCGGCGGCCCCCAAGCCCTCCGGCGATGGCCCAAAAGGGTCCACATTCCACAAGCTGCCCTTCACCTACGTGGCCATGATCCAGTTTGCCATCAACAGCACCAAGAACGGCCGCATGACCCTGAAGGAGATCTACAAGTGGTTGCAGGAGCACTTTCACTTCTTCAAGGATGAGAACAAGCCGTGGTGGAAG AATTCCATCCGCCATAATCTCTCCCTCCATGAAATGTTTGTCCGAAAGCCATCGCCCGATCCAAAAGTTTCCTACTGGACCATTCGGCCGGAGGCCAATCGAGGCCTCACCTTGGATCGGGTCTACACG CCTGGTTGTCACCCGGTGGCCTCCCCTTTTGCACCGCAAGCGCCATCACCTCACCAA CAAACACCTTCTAGCCCCAAGAAACAGA AGAAGCCGATGAAAGCTCTCCTCCCCCGAACGCCGTCCTACCTGGTCCCGGTCCAGCTCCCGGTGCAGCTCCCCCTCAGCCCCGCGGTGTGCGTGACCCCCACCTTCATGTTGGCCCCTCCTCCGGCTCGCCAGGCACCCAGCAGCACCCCCAAAGCCAAAAGGAGCCGAGGGCCTCCAAAG gtggcgctTGCGAAGGACGAGTCTCCTCAAGCGAAGCTGATAAAAGTGGAGCCGGAGTGCAGGAGCCCCAAGCCGCACACCAGAAAACAACAAGCCGGCAACTCCCGACGTAAGCAGAGTTTGGCGCGCTGGCAGCACGAAGAACCGCTCCTGATGTGCTCGCAGGACTCGGAAGCGGACTCCGGCATCGCCACCTTGTCCGCCTGCCCCGATGCACAGGCCGACGTCCAGGAGTGGCGCCTGCACTCCTGCTGCGAGACCCCCGTAAAAGCGGCCCGCCACCTGGATTCCTCCACGCCCAGCAAGCCGCTGCCCGACAACTGTGGGCAAAGCGCGCTAGACTTCAGCCCCATCCGCACACCCGGCGGGCCGGCCCGCACGCCCATGCGTGACTACACCACCTTCGGCCTCAACAGCGCCCCCTTTAAGGACTGGCCCCTGTTCTCTGACGCCTCCTCGCCCGACTGGCAGAGCGCCCGCTCCAGAGAGCTGCTcccgggcggcggcggcggcaccaCCCCGCCAACCGCCAACCGCTCTCTGACCGAGGGCCTGGTGCTGGACACCAACAGCGACAGCCTGAGTAAGATCCTGTTGGACTTCGGCCTGGACGAGGTCCTCGACGTGAGCTCGGCTGACGTCAGCCTGTCGGAGATCATCCAACACTTCAAGTAG
- the si:ch73-352p4.8 gene encoding cystine/glutamate transporter, whose translation MDGRRKKDAVHLRREIGPVPAVSLIVGTVVGSGIFIAPKGVLANSASVGLSLVVWALCGVLSLLGALCYAELGTTFTKSGGHYTYLLQTLGPLPAFLRLWVEFLFIRPAVASYVSLAFGRYVVEPFFAPCEAPAPLIRLVSLLGVTFVVAVNCWSVTMASRTQVTLTFIKTFALVLIIVPGIVALAKGKTENFQNGFELEALTPDRLPLAFYNGLYAYGGWFYLNMVTEEVINPNRTIPLAIMCSMVTVTVLYVLVNVSYYTAMTPGELLLSDAVAVTFAGRALQGVSAVIPLLVALSCLGALNGGFFSSPRMLFVGAREGHWPPIFSMIHIRRHTPLPAVLFLYPLVVLMLLTEEIQHLISLASFARWLFIALATLGMLVHRYRFPRLPRPFKVPLVVAVTFTAVCFFIVGLSLYSDPWNTGRSCALTLTGVPVYYAAVRRSRLPPRCRRVFDYCSKQLQILLEVAQQEVKTY comes from the exons ATGGACGGCAGGCGGAAAAAGGACGCGGTGCACCTGCGCCGCGAGATCGGCCCGGTGCCCGCCGTGTCCCTCATCGTGGGCACGGTGGTGGGCAGCGGCATCTTCATCGCCCCCAAGGGGGTGCTGGCGAACAGCGCCAGCGTGGGCCTCTCGCTGGTGGTGTGGGCGCTCTGCGGGGTGCTCTCCTTGCTGG GGGCGCTGTGCTACGCTGAGCTGGGGACCACTTTCACCAAATCGGGGGGCCACTACACATACCTGCTGCAGACGCTGGGCCCACTTCCTGCCTTTTTACGCCTGTGGGTGGAGTTCCTCTTCATCAG ACCAGCCGTGGCCTCCTACGTGTCCCTGGCTTTCGGCCGCTACGTGGTGGAGCCGTTCTTCGCCCCCTGCGAGGCCCCCGCGCCGCTCATCCGACTGGTCAGCCTCCTGGGAGTGA CCTTCGTGGTGGCCGTCAACTGCTGGAGCGTCACCATGGCCTCCCGCACTCAGGTCACCTTGACCTTCATCAAGACCTTCGCGCTGGTCCTCATCATTGTGCCCGGCATCGTGGCGTTGGCCAAAG ggaAGACTGAGAACTTCCAGAACGGATTTGAGCTCGAGGCGCTGACGCCGGATCGGCTGCCGCTGGCGTTTTACAACGGCCTGTACGCGTACGGCGGATG GTTTTATCTCAACATGGTGACGGAGGAAGTGATCAACCCGAACAG GACCATCCCGCTGGCCATCATGTGCTCCATGGTGACGGTGACGGTGCTGTACGTGCTGGTCAACGTGTCCTACTACACGGCGATGACCCCCGGCGAGCTGCTGCTGTCCGACGCCGTGGCCGTG ACTTTCGCCGGGCGTGCGCTGCAGGGCGTGTCGGCCGTCATCCCCCTGCTGGTGGCGCTGTCCTGCCTGGGAGCTCTCAACGGGGGATTCTTTTCCTCACCCAG GATGCTGTTTGTGGGGGCCAGGGAGGGCCACTGGCCCCCCATCTTCTCCATGATTCACATACGCAGACACACGCCGCTGCCTGCCGTCCTGTTCCTG TACCCGCTGGTGGTGCTGATGCTGCTCACTGAGGAGATTCAGCACCTCATCAGCTTGGCCTCCTTCGCTCGCTGGCTCTTCATCGCCTTGGCGACGCTGGGGATGCTCGTCCACCGCTACCGCTTCCCGCGGCTCCCTCGACCTTTCAAG GTCCCGCTGGTGGTCGCCGTCACCTTCACTGCGGTGTGCTTCTTCATCGTGGGCCTCTCGCTGTACTCGGACCCCTGGAACACGGGCCGCAGCTGCGCCTTGACGCTGACCGGCGTCCCGGTGTACTACGCGGCCGTGCGCCGCTCCCGCCTGCCGCCCAGATGCAGACGCGTGTTCG ACTACTGCAGCAAGCAGCTCCAGATCCTTCTGGAAGTGGCCCAGCAGGAGGTGAAGACCTACTAA